One part of the Vicia villosa cultivar HV-30 ecotype Madison, WI linkage group LG6, Vvil1.0, whole genome shotgun sequence genome encodes these proteins:
- the LOC131614480 gene encoding secreted RxLR effector protein 161-like → MKDLGTLRYFLGIELAYSPRGYLLSQSKYIANILEQTRLSDTRIANSPLELNVKYAPSDGIPLPDPILYRTLVGSLVYLTITRPDIAYVVHVVSQFVVSPTTVHWAAVLCICRYLRGTQFQSLLFPSSSSLELRAYSDADWAGDPTDRKSTTGFCVFLGDSLISWKSKKQDIVSRSSTEAEYRAMASTTTEIVWLRWLLSDMGVTLSEPTPMYCDNKSATQIAHNSVFHERTKHI, encoded by the coding sequence atgaaggacttagGTACTCTGCGCTATTTCTTGGGCATTGAACTTGCCTACTCTCCTAGAGGCTATCTTCTCTCCCAATCCAAGTATATTGCCAACATTCTTGAACAGACTCGTCTTTCTGATACTAGAATAGCAAatagtcctcttgagttgaaTGTGAAATATGCTCCATCTGACGGTATTCCTCTACCAGATCCCATCTTATATCGTACTTTGGTTGGCAGCCTGGTGTATCTTACGATTACTAGACCAGACATTGCATATGTGGTTCATGTTGTTAGCCAGTTTGTTGTCTCTCCTACTACAGTGCATTGGGCAGCTGTTCTTTGCATATGTCGTTATCTTCGGGGAACCCAGTTTCAAAGCCTTCTCTTTCCCTCATCATCATCATTGGAACTTCGTGCTTATTCTGATGCAGATTGGGCTGGTGACCCCACAGATCGTAAGTCTACCACTGGGTTTTGTGTCTTTCTTGGAGATTCTCTTATTTCTTGGAAGAGTAAGAAACAAGATATTGTCTCTCGTTCTTCTACAGAAGCTGAGTATCGTGCTATGGCATCCACAACTACAGAAATAGTTTGGTTACGATGGTTACTTTCTGATATGGGCGTCACTCTTTCTGAACCAACTCCTATGTATTGTGATAACAAAAGTGCAACTCAAATTGCCCACAACTCGGTCTTTCATGAACGTACCAAGCACATCTAG